A single genomic interval of Stieleria maiorica harbors:
- a CDS encoding ABC transporter permease, giving the protein MTEPIIDVRSLSRSFGPLVAVRDVNFQVHQGSIFGLLGPNGSGKSTIIRMLLGILPPSSGDASVLGLDVRTDAEQIKPRVGYMSQQFSLYADLSVQENLDFYARIYGLDRGQLVERRGAVLELTGLSDRLRQPAATLSGGWKQRLALACSLIHQPDVLFLDEPTAGIDPVARRHLWDLLFELSGQGVTLLVTTHYMDEAERCSDVGYIYQSELLVLGKPEQLKQLPEVNPADSRRYELRVPSPAQHLAALRRLPEVRDATLFGETIHLLLQQTREPEDVLRQLGVTASAEARQVPASLEDVFVTLTSNAPKVGRVDPDREDRVESAEEPSGAPPLPETRPTRPGKHSTWTGLAAVLIKEFVHIRRQPTTLFFMLVVPVMQTIIFGYAIDTQIENIPTVVFNLDGRQQSRELVDALVNTRRFRLIGHVQSEETFQRSMSSGQAKVGVRIPPDYADRILRGEQASLQILIDGSDSQVATTAQSTAKLLGLNLSIQMAMAKGDALQLAPARDAFGRGTLPIDVRTRMLYNPDLDSSHFFVPGLVGIILQLVTLFLTSFAVVRERELGTLEQLFVTPVGRTGLLLGKLLPYALVGFVALLTVLAVMIEVFGVDIRGSIPLLLALSMLFMVCSLGLGLLVSTLAKTQLEAVQFAFVIMLPSVLLSGFVFPRSEMPLPIYLVTFAIPATYYIEILRGVVLRGADFIDLVPWVAGLTICGAIVLILSVLRFQKRLGA; this is encoded by the coding sequence ATGACCGAGCCGATCATCGATGTGCGGTCGCTGTCGCGTTCGTTCGGACCGTTGGTGGCCGTCCGCGATGTCAATTTTCAGGTTCACCAAGGATCGATCTTTGGGCTGCTCGGCCCCAACGGCAGCGGCAAATCGACGATCATTCGCATGTTGTTGGGCATTCTGCCGCCAAGCAGCGGCGATGCGAGTGTGCTGGGGTTGGACGTTCGAACCGACGCGGAACAGATCAAGCCGCGGGTCGGATACATGTCGCAGCAGTTCAGTCTTTATGCCGATTTGTCCGTCCAAGAGAACCTGGACTTCTATGCTCGTATCTATGGGCTCGATCGCGGGCAACTGGTCGAGCGTCGCGGAGCCGTGCTCGAATTGACGGGGCTGTCGGACCGATTACGCCAGCCTGCCGCCACGCTTTCCGGCGGCTGGAAACAGCGGTTGGCGCTCGCCTGTTCTCTGATTCACCAGCCCGACGTGTTGTTCTTGGACGAACCGACCGCGGGCATCGATCCGGTGGCCCGACGACACCTGTGGGACCTGTTGTTCGAGCTGTCCGGCCAAGGCGTCACGCTGCTGGTCACGACACACTACATGGACGAAGCCGAACGCTGCAGCGATGTGGGTTACATCTACCAGTCCGAATTGCTGGTGCTGGGAAAACCCGAACAACTAAAGCAGCTTCCGGAGGTTAACCCGGCCGATTCGCGTCGCTACGAGTTGCGTGTGCCCTCGCCGGCGCAGCACCTTGCGGCGCTGCGCCGGCTGCCGGAGGTCCGCGACGCAACCTTGTTCGGCGAAACGATCCACTTGCTGCTGCAGCAGACGCGCGAACCCGAGGACGTGTTGCGGCAACTGGGCGTCACCGCGTCGGCCGAAGCGCGGCAGGTTCCCGCCAGTTTAGAAGACGTCTTTGTGACGCTGACCAGCAACGCACCAAAAGTCGGCCGCGTCGATCCGGACCGAGAAGACCGCGTTGAATCGGCCGAGGAACCTTCCGGCGCTCCGCCCTTGCCGGAAACACGCCCTACGCGTCCAGGAAAGCACAGCACGTGGACCGGGCTGGCAGCCGTGTTGATCAAGGAGTTCGTTCACATCCGCCGTCAACCGACGACGTTGTTTTTCATGTTGGTCGTTCCGGTGATGCAGACGATCATTTTCGGCTACGCGATTGACACACAGATCGAGAACATCCCCACGGTGGTGTTTAACTTGGACGGTCGCCAGCAGTCTCGTGAGCTGGTCGATGCGCTGGTCAACACCCGACGTTTTCGATTGATCGGACATGTGCAAAGCGAGGAAACGTTTCAGCGATCGATGTCATCGGGGCAGGCGAAGGTCGGTGTGCGAATCCCGCCCGACTACGCGGACCGGATCTTGCGAGGCGAACAAGCGAGTCTGCAAATCTTGATCGACGGTAGTGATTCCCAGGTGGCAACGACGGCGCAGAGCACGGCAAAGTTGTTGGGGCTGAATCTATCGATCCAGATGGCGATGGCCAAAGGTGACGCGCTGCAACTCGCTCCGGCCCGCGACGCTTTCGGACGGGGGACGCTGCCGATCGATGTGCGGACTCGGATGCTGTACAACCCCGACTTGGACAGTTCGCATTTCTTCGTGCCCGGTCTGGTGGGCATCATTCTGCAATTGGTGACGCTGTTTCTGACCTCGTTCGCCGTCGTTCGCGAGCGGGAATTGGGGACGCTGGAACAATTGTTCGTCACGCCGGTCGGCCGAACCGGGCTGCTGTTGGGTAAACTGTTGCCCTATGCCCTGGTCGGGTTTGTCGCCTTGTTGACGGTGCTGGCCGTCATGATCGAAGTGTTCGGGGTCGACATCCGCGGCAGCATCCCCTTGTTATTGGCGTTGTCGATGTTGTTCATGGTGTGCTCGCTGGGGCTGGGGTTGCTCGTTTCCACACTGGCCAAGACGCAACTGGAAGCGGTTCAGTTTGCCTTTGTGATCATGTTGCCGTCGGTGTTGCTTTCCGGATTCGTGTTCCCGCGCAGCGAAATGCCGCTGCCGATCTACTTGGTCACCTTCGCGATCCCGGCGACGTACTACATCGAAATCCTCCGCGGCGTTGTCCTTCGCGGTGCCGACTTTATCGATCTGGTCCCCTGGGTGGCCGGATTGACGATTTGCGGCGCGATTGTGTTGATCCTCAGCGTGTTACGATTCCAAAAACGGCTCGGCGCCTGA
- the corA gene encoding magnesium/cobalt transporter CorA, whose translation MATRHSHTAKRSRKRFRRQTRPGTPPGAVVPHPDAPPPLMRLVTYGSNDCSDREVGDLETITAQIKGAAVTWVDVNGLGDADVVMRVGELFGLHHLALEDVVNVHQRPKVELYGDHLFMIARALPHGHTDGSVQVAMFLGRDFVVSFRERDAVCLDAVHQRILAGKGKIRTYGADYLLYALLDAVIDDYFPALEKHGENLDRLDSLISAGAERNLISQVHQLRTDLLSVRRAIWPLRDAINALIRDSGDLISDETDLYLRDCYDHIIQIMDVIETDRELCSDLRDFYLTVVSNRMNQVMKFLTIIATLFMPLGFIAGLYGMNFNSAVSTWNMPELNWTFGYPFALALMAATATTLVLFFWRKGWLT comes from the coding sequence ATGGCAACCCGTCACTCTCACACTGCGAAACGGTCCAGGAAGCGTTTTCGGCGTCAGACGCGTCCGGGCACTCCGCCGGGGGCGGTGGTGCCCCATCCCGATGCGCCCCCGCCCCTGATGCGGCTGGTCACGTACGGTTCGAACGATTGCTCGGACCGAGAGGTGGGTGACTTGGAGACCATCACTGCGCAGATCAAGGGGGCCGCGGTAACTTGGGTCGACGTCAATGGTCTCGGAGACGCGGACGTGGTGATGCGGGTGGGTGAGCTGTTTGGGCTGCACCATCTGGCCCTGGAGGATGTGGTCAACGTCCACCAGCGGCCCAAAGTCGAACTGTACGGCGACCATCTGTTTATGATCGCCCGTGCCCTGCCGCACGGCCATACTGATGGCAGCGTGCAAGTGGCGATGTTTCTGGGACGCGATTTTGTCGTTTCCTTTCGCGAGCGTGACGCCGTGTGTCTTGACGCGGTGCACCAGCGGATCCTCGCAGGCAAAGGCAAGATCCGGACCTACGGAGCGGACTATCTGCTCTACGCACTCCTGGACGCGGTGATCGACGACTACTTTCCCGCGCTTGAAAAACATGGAGAAAACCTGGATCGATTGGACAGTTTGATTTCCGCCGGTGCCGAGCGAAATCTGATCAGCCAAGTGCATCAATTGCGCACCGATTTGCTTTCCGTGCGCCGTGCCATATGGCCGCTGCGTGACGCGATCAACGCGTTGATTCGTGATTCTGGTGATTTGATCTCCGATGAAACGGATTTGTACTTGCGTGATTGCTACGATCACATCATTCAAATCATGGATGTGATTGAAACCGATCGCGAACTCTGTTCCGATTTACGCGACTTTTATCTGACGGTGGTCAGCAACCGGATGAATCAGGTGATGAAGTTTCTGACCATCATCGCCACCTTGTTTATGCCACTGGGGTTTATCGCCGGATTGTACGGGATGAACTTCAACTCGGCGGTATCGACATGGAATATGCCCGAACTGAACTGGACCTTCGGCTACCCGTTTGCGTTGGCCTTGATGGCAGCAACGGCGACGACGTTGGTGCTGTTTTTTTGGCGTAAAGGTTGGCTGACCTGA
- a CDS encoding heavy metal translocating P-type ATPase gives MIALHLVLRFATGSSPAMANVPLLAVLTFGGIPLVWDLLKKLLRGEFGSDLLAGISIVTSVLLEEYLAGSLVVLMLSGGEALEAYAVRSASSVLRALSQRMPSVAHRKQESAIEDIDLNDLAIGDIVAVFPHEICPIDGTVIEGHGVMDESYLTGEPYMMSKTPGSSVLSGAINGESALIIRADKLAVDSRYAKIMEVMEASETQKPKMRRLADNLGAWYTPLAVAIGSAAWIATGNPVRFLAVMVVATPCPLLIAIPVAIIGSISLAARRAIIVRDPSSLEMADTCRTLIFDKTGTLTYGEPKLVDRVCVDPSRDREILGVVGSLERFSKHPLALAIVTAASDAGCPVQSVSEISEPPGKGLRGTVANRTVEVTSRKKLLAQQPELASQLPPQAGGLECVILIDGGYVATYRFRDTPRRDGASFIEHLGPRHAIRQTMMVSGDRESEVRYLAEQVGIDDVYFSQSPEQKLEIVNAETAKANSIFVGDGINDAPALMAATVGIAFGQNSDVTTEAADVVVLDSSLQKIDEFLHISRRMRRIALQSAIGGMALSIVGMMLAAGGFLTPVAGAICQEVIDVAAVLNALRVALPPGSMIDFEPAETEYS, from the coding sequence ATGATCGCGTTGCATCTGGTTCTGCGTTTCGCGACGGGCAGTTCGCCGGCGATGGCCAACGTGCCGCTGTTGGCCGTGCTGACCTTCGGCGGCATCCCGCTGGTCTGGGATCTGCTGAAAAAGTTGCTTCGCGGGGAGTTCGGTTCGGACCTGCTGGCCGGGATTTCGATCGTCACTTCGGTGCTGTTGGAGGAGTACCTGGCGGGCTCGCTGGTCGTGCTGATGCTCTCCGGCGGGGAGGCGTTGGAGGCGTATGCGGTGCGGAGTGCGTCGTCGGTGCTTCGCGCCCTAAGTCAACGGATGCCGTCGGTCGCCCACCGAAAACAGGAATCGGCGATTGAGGACATCGATTTGAACGACTTGGCGATCGGCGACATCGTCGCGGTGTTTCCGCACGAAATCTGTCCGATCGACGGGACGGTGATCGAAGGGCACGGCGTGATGGACGAGTCGTACTTGACCGGCGAACCGTACATGATGTCCAAGACGCCGGGGTCGTCGGTGCTGTCGGGGGCGATCAACGGCGAGTCGGCGCTGATCATCCGCGCCGACAAGCTGGCCGTCGATTCACGTTATGCCAAGATCATGGAGGTGATGGAGGCGTCGGAGACGCAAAAACCCAAGATGCGGCGTCTGGCGGACAACTTGGGCGCCTGGTACACGCCCCTGGCCGTAGCGATCGGGTCGGCCGCCTGGATCGCGACGGGCAATCCGGTGCGGTTTTTAGCGGTGATGGTGGTCGCCACGCCCTGTCCGCTGTTGATCGCGATTCCGGTGGCGATCATCGGATCGATTTCGTTGGCCGCGCGTCGGGCGATCATCGTGCGTGACCCCTCGTCACTGGAAATGGCCGACACCTGCCGGACGTTGATCTTTGACAAAACCGGGACACTGACCTACGGCGAACCGAAATTGGTCGATCGGGTGTGTGTCGACCCGTCGCGCGATCGGGAGATTTTGGGCGTCGTCGGTTCTTTGGAACGCTTCTCCAAGCATCCGTTGGCCCTGGCGATCGTGACCGCGGCCAGCGATGCCGGTTGCCCGGTGCAAAGCGTCTCGGAAATCAGCGAACCGCCGGGCAAGGGGTTGCGTGGCACAGTCGCCAATCGAACCGTGGAAGTGACCAGCCGCAAGAAGCTGCTCGCCCAACAACCCGAACTGGCGTCGCAGTTGCCGCCGCAGGCCGGGGGCCTGGAATGTGTGATTCTGATCGACGGGGGGTATGTGGCGACGTATCGATTTCGCGATACCCCGCGACGCGACGGCGCCTCCTTCATCGAACACCTGGGGCCGCGGCATGCGATCCGTCAGACCATGATGGTGTCGGGCGATCGCGAATCGGAAGTCCGCTACCTGGCCGAACAAGTCGGCATTGATGACGTCTATTTCAGCCAAAGTCCCGAACAGAAACTGGAAATCGTCAATGCCGAGACGGCCAAGGCGAATTCGATTTTTGTCGGCGACGGGATCAACGACGCCCCCGCTTTGATGGCCGCCACGGTGGGCATCGCATTCGGCCAGAACAGCGACGTCACCACCGAAGCGGCCGATGTGGTCGTGCTGGATAGCTCGCTGCAAAAGATCGACGAATTCCTGCACATCAGCCGACGGATGCGGCGAATCGCACTGCAAAGTGCGATCGGCGGCATGGCGCTCAGCATCGTGGGGATGATGTTGGCCGCCGGGGGATTCCTGACCCCGGTCGCCGGTGCGATTTGCCAAGAAGTCATTGATGTCGCCGCCGTGCTGAACGCCTTGCGCGTTGCGCTGCCGCCGGGGTCGATGATCGACTTTGAACCCGCCGAGACGGAGTATTCGTAG